One Candidatus Korarchaeum sp. DNA segment encodes these proteins:
- a CDS encoding M20 family metallo-hydrolase, translated as MTQTRKHWRYLQSNVSSRLEELRNEMVSSMLGMIPLKGIGPENGGDGELRKAQYLQRLMEGMGFDVERIDSEDARVPSGLRPNLVVRYPGRLSRSIWVISHMDVVPPGSGWDSDPFSPLVKEGRIYGRGTEDNGQAIISSIYALKAIQELELKPELGLSLAIVSDEETGSEHGIKHLLSQGIFSSGDMALVPDAGNSEGTMVEVAEKGILWLRLRVKGKQAHASTPNRGINANRVAMKLALAIDDLLHCKFSKENKLFDPPRSTFEPTKRELNVENINTIPGEDVTHFDCRVLPDYDLDEVLSTVRSICGTFEGYGVEVELSVVGRSEPSFTDPGSDIVERLRRVIRVLRGKEAFPMGIGGGTCASHLRRAGIQTAVWMTTDETAHQPNEYCIIRNLVEDAKVIAALPIQDLAGD; from the coding sequence ATGACTCAAACAAGAAAGCATTGGCGATATCTCCAATCGAACGTTAGCAGTAGGTTGGAGGAGCTTAGGAACGAGATGGTGTCCTCGATGCTGGGGATGATCCCCCTTAAGGGGATAGGCCCCGAGAACGGCGGTGATGGGGAGCTGAGGAAAGCTCAGTACTTGCAGAGGCTCATGGAAGGCATGGGCTTCGACGTCGAGAGGATAGACTCCGAGGACGCTAGGGTACCATCGGGGCTAAGGCCCAACTTGGTGGTCAGGTACCCGGGTAGGCTGAGCAGGAGCATCTGGGTGATCAGTCACATGGACGTCGTGCCCCCTGGCTCGGGTTGGGACTCCGATCCTTTCTCGCCCTTGGTTAAGGAGGGTAGGATATACGGCAGGGGGACCGAGGATAACGGCCAAGCCATAATATCCTCGATATACGCCCTGAAAGCGATTCAAGAGCTGGAGCTGAAACCCGAGCTCGGACTGAGCTTAGCTATAGTATCCGATGAGGAGACCGGCAGCGAGCACGGGATCAAGCACCTCCTCTCCCAGGGGATCTTCAGCAGTGGTGATATGGCGTTAGTGCCTGACGCCGGGAACAGCGAGGGTACCATGGTGGAGGTAGCCGAGAAGGGGATACTCTGGCTCAGGCTCCGAGTTAAGGGGAAGCAAGCTCACGCCAGCACTCCCAATAGGGGGATAAACGCCAATAGAGTAGCCATGAAGCTAGCTCTAGCCATCGATGACTTGCTTCACTGCAAGTTCTCAAAGGAGAACAAGCTCTTCGACCCACCGAGGAGCACCTTCGAGCCTACCAAGAGGGAGCTGAACGTGGAGAACATCAACACGATACCGGGGGAGGACGTCACCCACTTCGACTGCAGGGTGCTGCCCGATTACGACCTCGATGAGGTCTTGAGTACCGTCAGGTCGATCTGCGGGACATTCGAGGGCTACGGTGTTGAGGTCGAACTGAGCGTCGTGGGAAGGAGCGAGCCCTCCTTCACGGACCCAGGCTCGGATATAGTTGAGAGGTTGAGGAGGGTCATCAGAGTGCTCAGAGGAAAGGAAGCGTTCCCGATGGGAATAGGTGGTGGGACCTGCGCTTCCCACCTGAGGAGGGCTGGGATACAGACTGCCGTCTGGATGACGACGGATGAGACGGCCCATCAGCCCAACGAGTAC